The Theropithecus gelada isolate Dixy chromosome X, Tgel_1.0, whole genome shotgun sequence genome includes a window with the following:
- the CXHXorf40B gene encoding protein CXorf40B homolog isoform X2, with protein sequence MKFGCLSFRQPYAGLVLNGVKTVETRWRPLLSSQQNRTIAVHIAHRDWDDDAWQELLVERLGMTPAEIQALLRKGEKFGRGVIAGLIDIGETLQCPEDLTPDEAVELENQAVLTNLKQKYLTVISNPRWLLEPIPRKGGKDVFQVDIPEHLIPSGHEV encoded by the exons ATGAAGTTTGGCTGCCTCTCCTTCCGGCAGCCTTATGCTGGCCTTGTCTTAAATGGAGTCAAGACTGTGGAGACACGCTGGCGTCCCCTGCTGAGCAGCCAGCAGAACCGTACCATCGCCGTCCACATTGCTCACAGGGACTGGGATGACGATGCCTGGCAGGAGCTGCTGGTGGAGAGGCTGGGGATGACTCCTGCTGAGATTCAGGCTTTGCTCAGGAAAGGGGAGAAGTTTGGTCGAGGAGTGATAGCGG GACTCATTGACATTGGGGAAACTTTGCAATGCCCCGAAGACTTAACTCCCGATGAGGCTGTGGAACTAGAGAATCAAGCTGTACTGACCAACCTGAAGCAGAAGTACCTGACTGTGATTTCAAACCCCAGGTGGTTACTGGAGCCCATACCTAGGAAAGGAGGCAAAGATGTGTTCCAGGTAGACATCCCAGAGCACCTGATCCCTTCGGGGCATGAAGTGTGA
- the CXHXorf40B gene encoding protein CXorf40B homolog isoform X1, with protein sequence MVRPLPMSLEGWHVTRFCASTGHRRPGALAKMKFGCLSFRQPYAGLVLNGVKTVETRWRPLLSSQQNRTIAVHIAHRDWDDDAWQELLVERLGMTPAEIQALLRKGEKFGRGVIAGLIDIGETLQCPEDLTPDEAVELENQAVLTNLKQKYLTVISNPRWLLEPIPRKGGKDVFQVDIPEHLIPSGHEV encoded by the exons ATGGTCAGGCCACTGCCCATGAGCTTGGAGGGCTGGCATGTGACGCGCTTCTGTGCTTCCACAGGCCACAGGAGGCCCGGGGCGCTTGCGAAGATGAAGTTTGGCTGCCTCTCCTTCCGGCAGCCTTATGCTGGCCTTGTCTTAAATGGAGTCAAGACTGTGGAGACACGCTGGCGTCCCCTGCTGAGCAGCCAGCAGAACCGTACCATCGCCGTCCACATTGCTCACAGGGACTGGGATGACGATGCCTGGCAGGAGCTGCTGGTGGAGAGGCTGGGGATGACTCCTGCTGAGATTCAGGCTTTGCTCAGGAAAGGGGAGAAGTTTGGTCGAGGAGTGATAGCGG GACTCATTGACATTGGGGAAACTTTGCAATGCCCCGAAGACTTAACTCCCGATGAGGCTGTGGAACTAGAGAATCAAGCTGTACTGACCAACCTGAAGCAGAAGTACCTGACTGTGATTTCAAACCCCAGGTGGTTACTGGAGCCCATACCTAGGAAAGGAGGCAAAGATGTGTTCCAGGTAGACATCCCAGAGCACCTGATCCCTTCGGGGCATGAAGTGTGA